The Microbacter sp. GSS18 genome has a segment encoding these proteins:
- a CDS encoding RNA-directed DNA polymerase produces the protein MKLDSAVMKKLDFKTSAASLTANALDRLPLLISEKCLAGNEATIVREVTTDYSAGRAVTSSTFSMPRRGFGPRPVTVLAGIDRVAYGALADSLRPDLPAESRTPENWADFRGFGLPGANEQGKYIVTIDIASMYEYVDHEVLRRELLTQSLNAPVVGPLIDLLGEAFQRPRGLPQMMGTSDLLGDVYLGRLERSLLQQERRFRRYVDDFRVLADDWGAANQIIEEAAEVARSLGLILSSEKTSIKRSKRFQEEDSLLQQIVQKYFSEAVDSLTVTFDDLIGPYGEPAVFEDEPDHDEALREAYRQVLNDWMENSRSESGIPTRLAGRAIQGLDEAPERVPNRVLRELVFRDPLRLSTVIRYIAKRSEPEENWKSLRKLVTMKRQSPWAKLWLLQATSDQGVVGEAKDKHAKTVATWVRAQLEDPHEVVRAQAAWVVAEMGVLRPRDVGRLYSAATSITRNGLAAALGRSGASDSDPVSRAITQSSRLSRAAFGWGSKQADG, from the coding sequence ATGAAGCTCGATTCCGCCGTCATGAAGAAGCTCGACTTCAAGACGAGTGCTGCCTCATTGACTGCAAATGCCCTGGATCGACTACCGCTTCTGATTTCAGAGAAGTGTCTGGCTGGAAACGAGGCAACGATTGTCCGGGAGGTGACCACGGATTACTCGGCCGGCCGAGCCGTCACGTCCTCAACATTCAGCATGCCTCGACGTGGCTTCGGCCCGCGTCCAGTGACTGTCTTGGCTGGGATCGACCGAGTCGCCTACGGTGCGCTCGCGGACAGCCTGCGCCCCGACCTGCCCGCGGAGTCGAGGACTCCGGAGAACTGGGCTGACTTCCGTGGGTTTGGGCTTCCCGGGGCGAACGAGCAGGGCAAGTACATTGTGACCATCGACATCGCTTCGATGTACGAGTACGTCGATCACGAAGTGCTACGGCGAGAGCTGCTGACGCAGTCATTGAACGCGCCAGTGGTCGGGCCTCTCATCGACCTACTCGGAGAAGCATTTCAACGGCCCCGCGGCCTCCCACAGATGATGGGTACCAGCGATCTCTTGGGGGATGTCTATCTCGGGCGGCTTGAGCGGTCCCTGCTGCAGCAGGAGCGACGATTTCGTCGGTATGTGGATGACTTCCGGGTGCTTGCCGACGATTGGGGCGCAGCAAACCAGATCATTGAGGAAGCTGCGGAAGTGGCACGTTCACTCGGCCTGATCCTCTCCTCGGAGAAGACCTCGATCAAGCGTTCAAAGCGATTCCAGGAGGAGGATTCACTCCTTCAGCAGATTGTCCAGAAGTACTTTTCCGAGGCGGTGGATTCGCTCACCGTGACCTTCGATGACCTAATTGGGCCGTACGGCGAGCCAGCCGTCTTCGAGGACGAGCCTGACCACGATGAAGCGCTTCGTGAGGCGTATCGGCAGGTGCTCAACGACTGGATGGAGAACTCACGCTCGGAGAGCGGCATTCCGACGCGCCTTGCGGGTCGAGCTATCCAAGGACTTGACGAAGCGCCTGAGCGCGTGCCGAACAGGGTGCTCCGGGAGTTGGTGTTTCGCGATCCCTTGCGTCTTTCGACTGTGATTCGCTACATCGCGAAGCGCTCAGAACCGGAGGAGAACTGGAAGTCGCTGAGGAAGCTCGTCACGATGAAGCGCCAGAGTCCGTGGGCGAAACTCTGGCTGCTTCAGGCGACTTCTGACCAAGGGGTGGTGGGAGAAGCGAAAGACAAGCATGCAAAGACGGTCGCCACGTGGGTTCGTGCACAGCTCGAAGATCCTCATGAGGTGGTTCGTGCTCAGGCGGCGTGGGTGGTGGCGGAGATGGGCGTCCTGCGTCCGCGGGATGTTGGTCGTCTGTACAGCGCGGCAACGTCCATCACGCGCAACGGACTTGCAGCTGCTCTAGGAAGGTCCGGAGCATCAGACTCGGACCCAGTGAGTCGTGCGATCACGCAGTCCTCGCGATTGAGCCGGGCGGCCTTTGGGTGGGGGAGCAAACAGGCTGACGGATGA
- a CDS encoding AAA family ATPase yields MDKFPLPPREDLRGDSIHEGIYSYLGLRDRSGRASATAVALYALEALVEATESTQQRRRRIAQVFKFLGYAPRVEHTYRWRYSSILRSERGLRDLLDEEEGAVAARSVSVRLQRMVDRDESILDELQTIVDNLRSSHPTREVRLTADFRSVGTTELDRFRDMQLLKRAGLVELSAVELEREDGGLKVDLREVSSGELSLVTAFLGLAAVIENDALVLIDEPEVSLHPEWQSQYLGLLTKVFSSYSGCHFVVATHSPLVVSDVSPDAANVASFDPKRQVAEPGADYAGDSVDEVLVRAFDVPGNNNLYLKQRLVEALRLAADGAAASPEFRAAMEPLLEIAPRLDPGSPTLGLIEQLRKARERSAD; encoded by the coding sequence ATGGACAAGTTCCCGTTGCCACCGAGGGAGGATCTTCGGGGTGACTCTATCCACGAGGGCATATACAGCTACCTCGGCCTGCGCGACCGCTCGGGACGGGCGTCCGCCACCGCAGTGGCACTCTACGCACTCGAGGCGTTGGTCGAGGCGACAGAATCGACTCAGCAGCGGCGAAGGAGAATCGCTCAGGTCTTCAAGTTCTTGGGGTACGCGCCACGTGTTGAACACACGTATAGATGGCGCTACTCGTCGATCCTTCGTTCTGAACGTGGTCTGAGGGACCTGCTGGACGAAGAGGAGGGGGCGGTTGCTGCGCGCAGCGTCTCCGTTCGCCTTCAACGGATGGTGGACCGCGACGAGAGCATTCTGGATGAGCTCCAGACGATCGTCGATAACTTGAGATCTAGCCATCCGACGCGGGAGGTGCGCCTTACCGCTGACTTTCGAAGCGTCGGAACAACCGAGCTAGATCGATTTCGGGACATGCAGCTCCTCAAGAGAGCCGGGCTTGTCGAGCTGAGCGCCGTGGAGCTAGAACGCGAGGACGGTGGGTTGAAGGTGGACCTTCGCGAGGTTAGTTCGGGGGAGCTCTCGCTGGTGACGGCGTTTCTCGGGCTTGCCGCCGTAATTGAGAACGACGCGCTCGTCCTCATTGACGAGCCTGAGGTTAGTCTTCATCCAGAGTGGCAATCGCAGTATCTCGGCTTACTAACGAAGGTCTTCTCGAGCTACTCAGGTTGCCACTTCGTTGTCGCCACCCATTCGCCACTCGTTGTCTCCGATGTTTCCCCTGATGCCGCGAATGTCGCTTCCTTCGATCCGAAGCGTCAGGTCGCTGAGCCGGGCGCTGACTATGCGGGCGACTCAGTCGATGAAGTTCTGGTTCGCGCATTCGACGTGCCGGGCAACAACAATCTCTACCTCAAGCAACGATTGGTGGAAGCGCTGCGCTTGGCGGCAGACGGCGCCGCGGCATCGCCAGAATTCAGAGCCGCGATGGAGCCCTTATTGGAGATAGCACCTCGCCTCGATCCTGGTTCTCCGACGCTTGGACTGATAGAGCAGCTCCGCAAAGCACGAGAGCGTAGCGCAGACTGA
- a CDS encoding HNH endonuclease domain-containing protein, with protein MEVVSFSADQLALIKDLCGAEPCAPSAWAEDSVKDLKATIKSHYIHAQATTCCYCQRHLASENHRVWDIDHVVPRSTHPRFMFEPLNLVACCPDCNRAKKDQRVLKNNRRKKYPTKSTDFLILHPHFDEYADHIFRQQHVYLGKTEKGKRTIYVCDLLRFAQKYIAWPNAITDSRFESEVDVIVAGGSDGAAAVQQIARSLQI; from the coding sequence ATGGAGGTCGTGAGTTTCTCCGCTGATCAGCTTGCGTTGATAAAGGACTTGTGTGGCGCGGAGCCGTGCGCGCCGAGCGCGTGGGCTGAAGACTCGGTCAAAGATCTCAAGGCGACGATCAAGTCGCACTACATTCATGCGCAAGCCACCACCTGCTGCTACTGTCAGCGCCACCTCGCTTCCGAGAATCACCGCGTATGGGATATTGACCACGTTGTTCCTCGGTCGACGCACCCGAGATTCATGTTTGAGCCGCTGAACCTCGTCGCATGTTGCCCCGACTGCAACCGTGCGAAGAAGGACCAGCGGGTCCTCAAGAACAACCGACGGAAAAAGTATCCGACGAAGTCGACCGACTTCCTGATCCTTCATCCGCACTTTGACGAGTATGCGGACCACATATTTCGGCAGCAACATGTCTATCTCGGCAAGACAGAGAAGGGCAAGCGGACCATCTATGTTTGCGATCTGCTGCGGTTCGCTCAGAAGTACATCGCGTGGCCGAACGCCATAACCGACTCGCGGTTCGAATCCGAAGTGGACGTGATTGTCGCGGGTGGCTCAGACGGCGCCGCGGCGGTCCAGCAGATCGCTCGGTCGCTTCAGATTTAG